The Sciurus carolinensis chromosome 18, mSciCar1.2, whole genome shotgun sequence genome contains a region encoding:
- the Prm3 gene encoding protamine-3, with translation MGSRCAKLSAGHGTGQSSGHGRGHESSMKKLVACVSQDNFSLSSEGEEEEEEDEEEEEEDEEDEEQLPVQGKLLLMEPEQQEESVEDKPGSEQSPEAKQTHS, from the coding sequence ATGGGTTCCCGATGCGCCAAGCTCAGCGCGGGCCACGGCACTGGCCAGAGCTCGGGCCACGGGCGGGGCCACGAGTCCTCCATGAAGAAGCTGGTGGCCTGCGTGAGCCAGGATAACTTCTCCCTGTCATCAgagggcgaggaggaggaggaggaggacgaggaggaggaggaggaggacgaggaggacgAGGAGCAGCTACCAGTGCAGGGCAAGCTGCTGCTGATGGAGCCTGAGCAGCAGGAGGAGAGCGTGGAGGACAAGCCCGGATCCGAGCAGAGCCCCGAGGCCAAGCAGACGCACTCCTAG